From the genome of Candidatus Methylomirabilota bacterium, one region includes:
- a CDS encoding heme-binding protein yields MSRLLATAALALAVLGTVSGASAQGLVTMQKLSAPLANELVGDTVATCAQKGYAVMAVVVDLDGVRQAVLRGNGAPIHTLDNAFFKAYSAASLTLARKEDSTKAVRERMSKNPVTSVPQTPLPNVTYAVGGVTIMVDGRRSARSA; encoded by the coding sequence TTGGCGACGGCAGCGCTGGCGTTGGCGGTCCTTGGCACGGTGAGCGGGGCTTCGGCCCAGGGGCTGGTCACGATGCAGAAACTGTCTGCGCCGCTCGCGAACGAGCTGGTAGGCGACACGGTCGCAACCTGCGCGCAGAAAGGCTACGCGGTGATGGCCGTCGTCGTCGATCTCGATGGCGTCCGGCAGGCCGTGCTGCGCGGCAACGGGGCGCCCATCCACACGCTCGACAACGCCTTCTTCAAGGCCTACTCGGCGGCCTCCCTCACCCTCGCGCGCAAGGAAGACAGCACGAAAGCCGTCAGGGAGCGGATGAGCAAGAATCCGGTGACCTCGGTGCCGCAGACGCCGCTGCCCAACGTGACGTATGCGGTCGGCGGGGTGACCATCATGGTCGACGGAAGGCGATCGGCGCGATCGGCGTGA